Genomic DNA from Eptesicus fuscus isolate TK198812 chromosome 18, DD_ASM_mEF_20220401, whole genome shotgun sequence:
GTGCACGCCCCGGAGACTGAGCCTGGCCGAGTCCTTCACCAACACCCGCGAGTCCACGACCACCATGAGCACGTCGCTGGGGCTGGTGTGGCTGCTGAAGGAGCGGGGCATCTCGGCGGCCGTGTACGACCCCCAGAGCTGGGACCGGGCTGGCcggggctccctcctgcacgcctaCACCCCCAGGATGGCCGtgatcccctccaccccgcccaaCTCGCCCATGCAGACGCCCACGTCTTCCCCGCCCTCTTTTGAGTTCAAGTGCACGAGCCCGCCCTACGACAACTTCCTGGCTTCCAAGCCGGCCAGCTCCATCCTGAGGGAGGTGCGGGAGAAGAAGCCCGTCCGGAGCAGCGAGAGTCAGACGGACGTGTCTGTCTCCAACCTCAACCTCGTGGACAAAGTCAGGAGGTTTGGCGTGGCCAAGGTGGTGAACTCAGGGCGAGCCCCCATCCCCATCTTGACTGAGGACCAGGGGCCTCTCCTCTGTGGGCCCCCGGGCCCCGCACAGGCCCTtgtccctggaggcctgggaccCGAGGGCCTGCCTCTCGGATGCTCCACCGTCACGAGTGCCATCGGCGGGCTGCAGCTCAACAGCGGCATCCGGCGGAACCGCAGCTTCCCCACCATGGTGGGCTCCAGCATGCAGATGAAGGCCCCCGGGACGCTCACCTCGGGCATCTTGATGGGTGCTAAGCTCCCCAAACAAACCAGCTTGCGGTGAGGGTGGCAGGGGGGGCCCTTCCTCGGAGGAGACCAGTCTTGTCCTTCCTCCCTCGCTTCCCCCCTGAACTgcgctctctccctcttccctccttgcCCATCCCCTCCTGAGCTAGACAAATCAACCTCGTGCCTAATGGGGGAAGAGCGGAGACTTTTGTAAAATGTGTACATAGGACTTGGAGACCAGTATCCGACCTGCCCTTCCTTCAGACCCCACGGGCAGTGCCCCCGCACTGTTATTGCTCTCAAGAGGACTTCACCTGTGCcggcctgggggctgggcaggcccgTGTCCTTTCCTCCTTCTGTCCTTTGAGAAGCACTGAAACTCCCCAGGGCGTTCTTATCCCATGGATAGGGAACCAGGGAACTTGGGGCTGGCTGCCAGAGTGCCCGTCATGAGCTGTCACACGGCACAGGGCacaatggccctgcccccccaccctcccccaccccgtgtCGTTGGGCGCCTTGCCTCGCTCACCCTGTAAGAGGGTAAGGAGCCTCCGTCCACAGCCACATGCAGCTGGCGTGGCCTTCAGGACCGGAGGGAGAGCTGTTCTTGCTTTTCTGGGTGATCCAGCTCCTTCGAGACCTTCATCCTCTGCCTCCGTGGATGGTCGCTTCCTTTTGGAGGCGTGACGTTGGCTTCCCACGCCTTCAACCTGAAGTCATCCTTCAATGTCTTGCGATCAGCTATCAGGCCAGGCCCCTGACCGGAAAGAGAACCTGTTTACACTCCGCCGTGCGTGTCCTGTTCcattttttctatgttttatagGCAGGGAAGCCGTGGTCCCAGGTGGGAAGTCCCAGGGTGCGTTCTCTCTACGACACCAAAACACGAGTGGCAGACACACCACGCCGCTCAGGAGATAGCTTATTTCTGGGACCCAAGTGGCACAACCCAATTGAATACGGTCAGACCCAAGACAACCTCGACGATAGCATTACTAGTACAAGGAAAGGGGACAGGGGAAAAGGTTGTGAATGAAATACatcaacaaaggaaaaagaaccaGAAGCAAATGTAACACCAAACTGGTCCACGGGAGGAGCGAGGCTTTGGCCTCCATGGCTGGGTCCACTCCTTACTCCGAAGCCCGAGTCTGGTCCAGGCGCTTTTCCTCCCGTGGTCTTTTGTGGCAGCCATTCGAGGCCCACAcataccctccctccccccccgaaAGCCCTCTGCCTCCCGGTGCCACTTTTTATCCTTAGGAAAAGATAAAGGTGCTCGTGACACAAACGTGAGTGAGCGAGGGGGCCCCGTCCCGTTGCTGTCGCGGACTGGGCCTGGAACCCGTATTTATTACTTATGTGTGCCGTGTTCTGAACAAGCACCCTCGCTCCTGCCCTGGTCACAGGGTGCCTGGCACTCTCGTCGAAGCAGGTCGTTTATTTATTCTAATCTGAAGACTACAGTGTACCTCATGGTGTCCTGTGGCCATTTGTTCCCGACATTTATGCAAGGATAACATCACATGCaaatgaaattgccattttgCACCGTCCCCCCTCCCTCACACTCCCCTCTCCACTTGGCAAAGGATGCGTCATTCAGTTGAAGGAGTGTAACCTTCTGTCCACCGGAGACACTGTAAGAAAGTCCCCAGGAGCAAACCCCAGTCCCACGATTTCAGACTATTTATTCTGTGAACACGAAGGTGTTGGTCAGTTGTTTTCAACACCCCTCGTGGCTGTATGCGTGCACTCAATGCAAGGAACGTATATCTTCTTATCCGAATGTATTTACAGCAGTAGGTAGAATAACAAAGGAACGTGAAGACCATGCCTTGAACGGACCACTTGATGTGTTCAGAGAGAGGAGCCACCCATCATCACAAAGGGAAAATCAGCAATTCGGAGGTTGCCGTATTTAGTGTAGGACATAAAGGATCAACATGGGGCGACCACTCTCAAAACGTGTGTTGTAATGCATCAAAGATCAATCATAAGATTTTCTTTGCTAatgaatatcaataaaataagttCAAACGATGGAAACCACGAGGGTATTCCGATTTGCATTTTTTGATCTTTCTCGTGGGTAGATGATGACCTCTTTAGGTCAGACTTGAAGGTTTTCAGCTCTTTGGGGAAATGAAACAAAAGCCATGCAGTTCTTTACATACTGTTATACCTGCCCtttattttaacactagaggcccggtgcacgaattcgtgcacaggtgggggtccagccagcccaccccgatgggAGCTGATCCGGGCTGggccagagggggaaaggggctgtgggcagttggctggcctcgcccccaattggagtgggggtggggtcgaTCAGGGgtcgggctggccagggggaggggccgctgaAGGTTTGGGGGTACCGATCGGGGCCCAGATCGGGCCGGTTGGCCGCCacattgcgtgtcatagcaaccggttgttccagttgttccactgttccggtcacttggcttttatatatatatagataatacaaTATCCTAGACAACTTTCCAATCATAACCTGAAGCTCTCCCCTACTTTTCAGGGCTGTCTACTACCCCACCATGTGCACAAACCCAATATGACCAGTATAGACCAGTATTCTATGGCTGGGCATTGAGTTAACTCTAATCTTTTGCTACCGCAGCACTGTCATGAAAAAACCTTGCATATATGTAATTTTCCACATACGTGAGCACATCTGCGAGACAGATTCCTTGATATTACCAAATTGCTGTAGGGTTGTGTTAAGAGACTTTGAAAAATCAAACACAGTGGAGGATCACCAAAGAGAGAGTTGTGAGGAAAGGATACAATAGAACTTACTCTGCCACCTCCGTGTTGGGAAGCAGTGAAATGATGCCAGCACACAGTGGGTGGTCGCAGCGTGGATCTTATACCCGGTGCTCCCATTGAGTagtggtgtgaccttgggccagccaCTTCTTTGGGTCCTCCATTTGTTAACCTGGAAAACGGGCACAGGAATCCTTAGGATGAATTGGCTGAGTAAGTATATTTTGAAcgtctaccatgtgccaggttgTTGGTAGCGGGGATCTGGTGATGAACCAGCGAGCAGCTTCTCTCGTGGAGTGTGCCTGCCATCAGGCCACCGGAGAGAGGCAACACTAGACATGGCAACGTGGCATGATGAGGGCAAGCAGGGAATTACAATAGGGTGGTGTGAGGGAGTGGGTGGCTACCTTGGGATACCAGGGAAGGCCTCTTAGGGAGGTGGCATTTGGGCCAACCATGTGAGCATTCGCACAGAGGGCAGTGGGTGCCAAGGCTCAAAGGTCGGAAAGCACTTGGTGTGTTTGGAAAGCAGAGAGAAGGGCACCGGTAAAGAAATGAATCCCAGTTGTGGCTGAGAAACCATGGTGTTCACCAAACGGGCCATCTGGTCTACATGTTTCCCAGCCACGTAGTGGGCAACGGCCCGTGAGTGTTCTGGCCAGTGGGCTGTGAGCAGAGAAGAATCCGTGCCGCTTCCCGCCCCTGAAGCCACGTGTTGAAATGGTGGTGTCACACGTTGGCGGACACCCATCCTCCTGGGTCTCCGAGGAACCTTGTGGACCAGACTCAGCGCCAGCCCGCATCCGATGTGATCTGAGGGAGAAAGAAACGAGTGCGGGCACTGGGCCATAGATGCCACCTGGGGAGAAGTTGGTGGCAGTGGGAAGTGATTCTGAATTATCTGAATGGACTGGATGCTCATTAGAGGGGTTAAGTcaagatttagaaaaatataaaattcatggTTTGCATTTTGGGCTCACGGCTGGGAAACATCATATCCTGGGAGAATGTATTTTCTGTGGCCAGTAGAGGGCGCTTGGAGACAGCAGAAAACGGGAAGGAATGGGCCCTGAGCATCCAAGCCTGCAATCAGGTGTGTTGGCTTTTCCCTGGAAAGCAATTCGGGCAGGTGGCTGTGCCTCACCGAGACGCTGAGGGAAGTCAGGAGGCAGGAGCCAAGTTTGCCTTGATGAAGGCACTCCAGGCCAAGGGGCAGCATACACACAGGCTTGGGGTATAAGTGAAGAAACTGAGCACAAAATGGGGAGGAAAGCAAAACACAGGAAAGCAAAACATAGTTTACAAAGCATGTTCTATCCGAGGGTGTCCTCACCTTTGGAAATCAATCCACCCCGTTTTAATGCTTCTTCCTTGCATAACTTTACTCTTTGCTTTTCCCAGAGAAAGTGGGTTGTAGATAGCATGGCGCCTTACTCTTTGATACCGTAGCCCGTACCTCCCAAGCTCCACACGGCCACAGCACACTGATGGAGCCCAGGGTCGGGGGAGGTGTCTACTCAGCGGTACTTCGTCAGTCACCCTAAGAAACACCCAAGGTTTTGGCTAACCCTGCTCTGAAGTCTCAGGGAAAATTAGCgaggcagtatttttttttttttttctctttcggCTTGACTTCTGGTTGACTTATCTTCAGGACTAGCAATAATTTGAAGATgctgataaaaaaacaacaacacaacaccGATATGCTAGTGTGGCTCCATCTCAATCTGGAAGTCTAGCCAAGTGGTCAAgattctttcctttatttcttaaaccccgagaggagagggggaaaaaatggtgTTTTTGCGTTGTTGTTTGTTAAAAGGATAAACATAgatttctcccaccctcccttcccttttaCCTGTGACTGACAACCTGAGCACAAAGGTGCCATTGGGGGCCGGAGGTTGGGGTGCATTGTGTAAAGATCCCCTCGCTTTAGAGGACAGATGTGTTACAGTCGGGCTAGGGAAAAGCAACTCTTGGGAAAGTGAGTTCTGACCCCCCTCTAGCTGCTGACCGCGTTGAGACTTGAGTGGTCAccgggcagggcaggctgggccccTCAGAGCTGAGGTTCAGAGCTATCCATCCGCAAGTGCAGGGACCACCGGCAACTTGatgcctcagcctggccaggagctGACTCCCCAgagggctgcaggctccatcctcaatgCATTGCGGGGTCTTAGGCCAGTTTATTCCCTATAAAATGGGAGTGGGGGTAGGGAAAGGGTGTGTGTTGGGCTAGAATGatagctgttgtttttttcaacttGTAAATCTCAGTGGATCAGCAGCAAGGAGCCCTTCGAGCAGCCCTAATGGGCAGAGCCAGGGGTGCAAATGGCCAGAACAGCTGGAGGAGGagtggcctggggtggaggccctGCCCCGCTGGAGGGATTCAAGAGGGGCagctggcagaggggggtgggaaggggaggagtgagtgggggagggtgggagagaggaggaagagggggaggcaggggaatcGTGGGGGTCCCCAGGCTCCCTGAAAGCAGAGCTCGAGAGCTGCTGTGAGGCTTACTAGCTTAGCTGCAGAAGTCTGGCCAGAGTCCTGAGAAAGGGCCGAGGGAGAGCCAGGCTAAAGGCCCTGGTTCCTGGTCCCTGTGTCGGCACGTGGCATAGAGACCAGAGCAGGGCGGGGCAGTTAGGAGGGGCCCGTCCTGAATTCAGGGGTGGCGTTGAATGAGGCTTAGGAGGCCAGGTCTTTAGGCTCCCTTCCACCCCTGCCCAGTAAGCTCCACCAGGTCCCCTCAAAGCCACCTCAAATTCCCACGCACGCTACTGTGGCTCCGCTCCCCGCTGCCACTCCGGGCTTTACCCAGACACGTGGGGGCTCGCTCCCCGCAGGGCGGGTTGTCTTTCTGCAGCGGCGCCAGCTGTGGCCTGGAAAccagggtgcagggctgggctgtgcaGCTGGCGCAGCggtccttacacacacacacacacacacacacacacacacacacacacacgtcccccccaccccccgcctgcaGCATCGAAGCCATCTccctgccgcccctccccccccccacacccacaccattTCTCTCGCCCTGCCTGGGACCATCTGCACCAGGGCACTGGAATCAGGCTTCCCTTTTCCCACCTTCTGGGGGGCCCACTGCCCTCGGGAGACACAGGGAGCAGGGGCACTGAATGAAATCACTTTAATAGCATAGCCACACTGGGGGACCAGGGGTCAcggggggggggattggggggACACATTCGCCTTCCCGTTTGTACAATTCTGCTGAGGTGCGTTGCTGCGCCAGACAATCTTACAGGGTTTTCACATTGAGAACTTAATAAATAGACGCTTAAAACGCCAGACTTCAGACAGGATGAGCTGTGAGTGTGATTGTTTTGTTATTCTGCCTCCTGGGGGCCAGGAGGGTGCTCCCCGTGGCACCGGCGAGGGCGGGGGCCCTAGGAGGGGTACTCGTACTCCTCGGCGCTGCGCCTGCCGAAGTCCATCCAGCCCATGTAGTCCCGGTCGCTTATCCGGTGGCTGGGGTCCCGGCTCTGCAGGTTCTTGATCATGGACATGCGGCCAGAGGGagctgcaggggcagggagggaggagacagggccATTATACCTAGAACAGCACTAGTTCCGTTTGCAAAGGAGAACGATGGAATGGGCCAGGCCATAGGTGGGTGCAGCCTCTTAAAGGTATCACAGAGCTATGGAGACGGTGAAATTGCTGGACCGGAATCTACGAGAAGAGAAGGACCCAGGTCTGTGTAACTGGATGGAGGGCAGAATGTACTAGTCGTGGTGCTAGGTTCTTGATCTGCAAGGATCAGGTGGATTCCTgactccagcctctcccagctggGACCTGCCTAGGTGTTCCTTGCCCTAGGGGTGTTTCCTCTCACGCAGCTGGCCCTCAGCAGACGCCCACCCAGCCTTTTCCAGTCCTCCCCCTTGTCTGTCCTCACCCCTTTCTATTCCTGAGCATTCCTAGCTCTTGTCAAGATAATGTGATGACAATATTGTGTAGTTGGAATGGTTAAAAAGAAGGGAATCAGGTCCTATTGCTAGAGAAATActgcttaaaaattattaatttgagccgaaaccggtttggctcagtggatagagcgttggcctgcggactgaagggtcccaggttcgattccggtcaagggcatgtaccttggtttcgggcacatccccagtagggggtgtgcaggaggcagctgatcgatgtttctaactccctatcaataaaatatattttttaaaaattgttaatttgAAAGctaccttcttttttaaaagtgctgTTAAGAAAAAGGCACCGTCAGACCTCAAAACTCAGCACATCAGTAGCATCGGAGGAGGGcgggcagagagagaggcaatAAAGAGATGATTTAATTCAGTCATTTTGATCACAACGCAATAGCTGAACCCGAAATGGGCCCTTTGGGATGGCAGTTAAGTCCTTAGGAACAGAACGAGTCTCAAGTCTCGTTGTGTCTCagcacagggagggagcagggacgCGAAGAGGTGGTTTCTTCGGATGCATGTGACACAGTCCTAGCCCAGAGGTCACAGACAGTGGCCTCCTGGTGGGAAGTCAGTATAAAGCCTTCTCTTGTGCAAACTAAGGGGCAAGAACCGTCCCTCAGGGGCCGCCATAGGCAAAGCCAAGGTGGCTTCAAGAGTCGAGGGACAAAGGACCACTCAGTGGGTCCATTGTATTGGGGAACACTGTCCCCACTCTTTGTGGCACCGGGGCCTTGCTGGGCATGGGGCAGGTGTATATTACACCCCCTCACTCCACAAAGGACCCGCTTCTACTCAGGTCTTTGAAACGGCTGCAGACAATTCCTAATGCCAAGCTTCTCAGCGCCGCCCAAAGAGTGCATTATCTCTTCAGACTCTTTCAGCATAATATATACCACTGTTGAGTAAAAAAATCTGATTAGATCTCAAAATATGCCAAATCATCAAAGAAAACTGTATAGTGTTTACGTTAGTAAATATGTGTTCTTTGTTCATATTCTTCAGATGGAAGGGCGTGACTCCAGGCTAAGATGTGTGGGGGAAAGTCAAGGTCAGTTCTAGGGAAGTGGTGTGGTGGCTAACTTCCTTCTCAGAACTGTTTCTTGGGCATCTTCCCTGAAAGTGGGGAGGAGAGTCCAGATTATGGCTCAGTGAAAAGCCAAGGATATGCCAGACTGGCCCGGCTGAAATGCAACCCACCTCTAAGGACAGATATTTCAGTAACTTCCAGACAGACAATCACTAGGAACCTCAAAAGTTTTCAGACTTTCTGACTTCTGATGGGTAGCCCACCTCTTTCAATTTAATCAGCAGGGAAGTAAAGCAGAAGATGGCAgctgggcccagccggtgtggctcagtggttgagtgtcgacccacgaaccaagaggtccccggttggattcccagccggggcacatgcccagtttgtaggctccatcctcagtagggggcatgcaggaggcagtccatcagtcagtgatgcttctctctccttgatgtttctatcactctctccctctcctttcctctctctctaaaaatcaataaaaacgtatttttttttttaaaagaagatggtAGTTGGGACAATTTCccaaagagaggaagaaatatagCAAATCATCTgttccttccttctgaaatcGCCTGCTCTAAAAGGGCCTGGTCTCACCTTCGCAGGAAACCATAGGAGACGCTGGGGAGAGAAGCCCTCcatttccccacccccagtctaATCGAGACAGGAGTGAGGGTTCAAATCGAGGCCCTGGGCACACCAGTGGGCTAAGTGAGCCTCCTGAGAGGGACCCCCCCTGTCCTCCCACAGTGTTTGCTGTGGTTTTATGGTCCAGACCGCCCCACAGATCGCTGTGTTCGCCATCGCGTGGATGAAGTTGACGGAAAAAACCTGCCTCGGTCGCAGTCACGATTCCTTAGGCCCTAGAGATGGACACGCTTCCCTCTGAAACGCACCGAAGGTGGCACCCTAGCCTCCTCCCTCTTTACAGCTGAGGCAGGTCCAGGAAAGGGacggtggagggtgggagggggtcctGTAAGCCACTCAGCTAGCGAGCCCCTGGGCCCCCTTATTCCTGGAGAAGGACTTTGCGGAGGCTGCACTCGGGAACCTCTCTCCAAGAGCAAAACCACAAGCGCGGCTCTTTGTTGGGGAATTCTGTTACATCACCGCCAAGAACTCCAAACGGCTGCGGATTCTTTCCTCCAGTTACAGACTTCGGCGGAAACGGACACACTGTCACTCCTTTTCAACTGCTGCAGTCCGTGCTCCAGAGTTCTCAGCAGGCATCACTTCCTGCTGGGGGGTTTCCCAGTGCCAGGACCTGGgcgcaccccccccaccccccaccccgttccTCTGCACGTACAGAAGAGGCTATTGAATGGATCTGGGAGCCCTTTTTGAGTCAGCAGTTTGTTCAGGAATTCTCTTTTCATGTCTCCATAATATGGTGCAGCACCTTAACAGCAACACCGTGCCAAAAATTAGTTTAAagaaagctctttttaaaaagtttcccttACAATAACTCTCAGTTTGCCACAAAGGACGTCCAGGAAACTGCACTGCCTGGCAGtttaacgagagagagagagagagagagagagagagagaaggaaaaaagtgaaaaaccTTTCGGCGTCGCCTGTGTTTGCTCTGGACCGTTTGCCGCCTCCATGAGGCAGACGCTGGAGGAGACGGTCCGCACGGGGAGTCCCGCGcagggcggaggggaggaggggcaggggaggcagcctACCTTTCCGGGCCTGTTGGATGTATCTGGCCAGCAGCGCGCCCAGGTGCGCTGAGGGCTCGCCGTCCACCCTCTGCACCGCCCTCAGCTGTCTCCGGGGCGCCTCCTCGTCCCGCTGCGCCCCGGGGCCCTCGGGGTCCGGGGGAGGCACGGGCTGCGCCAGGGTGCCCGCCGCCAGCGCCGCCACCAGCACGCACAGGCACACGCCGCTTTTCATGGTTGCCagagcagaggggagctgtgaACGAGAAGAGGAGGCAGCTGTTTGCTTTCGCGGAGGGTCGGGGCACCCCGGGAACGGAGAGGAGGGCTCAGCCCAAACCTGCGGCGCCACAGACTCGCCGGGCGGGTACAAGCGCCAGGGCTCGCCAAGCGCACGGAGCCCGGCGGCCACGGGACGCGCGTCTGGGCGCATCCGGCTTATCTTTGGGGTGAAGGACACCGCTGTCTGGGGGCGGACAGTGACCCTGTCTTCCGCCCTGTTAGCAGAAGGAATGTCCTGTTTTCTTCTACTTTGGGGAAGTGTTTGCAGAGGTCTCTCTTCCAACTGCCAAAGCAAGAGATGAAAGACAGCGGGGGAGTCTCCTGCAGGGAAGCCGGGATGGGAGACTCCAGACCCTTGGAGAAGGTAGCACCTTCCCAGATGCTAAGAAGCTTTTGCTAGGggagtatggggggggggggaagcaccGTTTAAAAGGTGGGAGTGATAAGTAAAAGCCATATTTATAAAGTTTCTTCAAGATGGACTAGGGGATGATGGGCACAGGCAGGGTTTGCAACAAGTCAGAACTAAGGGCTCCgtcccgggtggtgggctcggcTCCGCTGTATTTCAGTTCCGCGagcaaataaaacacacacatccccaaagCCCTGGCCGCAGCGTTTAGCAGGAAGAACTTAACCCGAAGCCCTCTGGGTGGTGCGTCCGAATAGACAGTCCCGCTCCATCCCGCAGACAAACCCCAGTGCGCACGCTAATCCCAGCAAACCGACATCCCCGCGCCTCGCCTGCAGAAGGGCGCAGCTGCTCAGcggcccccgctccccccacagccccccaacCCTCACCGGCCTTTCTGACTGTAAGACACGTCCTTCCAGCTGCAGGAGGGACGGCACAGAAAACAGGACAACGGAATGCAAGGGGCACCGAGGGCCGACGGCGCTCTCCAGGGGCTCGCCGCTCGGGCTCCCCTGGGAGAGGGAGCGCGGGAACCTACCTGCGGAGGAGGAGTCGCGGCTTCGCAGTCCTGCCCGGGAGCGGCGGGGAGCCCAGCCAAGttcaggggcccagggaggcagccGCTTAAATAGCCCCGCCCGGCGCCGCGGGCCAGTCAGCGGTCCGCCCCGCGCTGACGCAGCCCCGCGGCGCACGTGCTCGGAGGGCGGCTGCGGGGGCGACGGCCCATTGAAGCGGCTCCTGGAAGAGGGGGGGCCGTGGCCCCGGGAAATCGGGTGAACCCCTCCCCGGCGGGTGTGCGGTGCCCAGCCCCCGCTCGGTCCGAGAAGCTGCCcctacccctccaccctcccgccccccttgCCCACCAGCTcggtcctgccccctctccccgcccggaCCAGCACCGGGCTCTCCAGGGTCGGAAGCCTAAGACTCGGatcttcccccccccgcccccctcagcccccgaTGAGAAACTGCCCGCGTTTAGACGCGAGGGGCCGGAAAGGAAACTGGggggacactggccagggctgggtgtcAGCAAAGCGCAGTGCTGAGCGTGAGGGGGTGTCGCCCCTCTGAGCACCCCCGGCGGCTGCTGGTCTCGGGACCagggagctgcctcctgggggcAAGGAGGGGGGTCTTCACTGTCTTCTCAGCCCCGGAAAGGCCCCCGCAGGCCTCCAGGACCCCAAGAGCGAGGCGCTGGGTCCATGGGGGCTGCGCCACCGGGGGGCCCCTGTTCCCGCAGCTGTCGCAGGAGGGGGCGCCTTCGGGCTTGGCTCAGAGCTGGGGAAAGGGCTGGGTTCTCTTCGGGGCCCAGTTGCCTCCTGGCCGGGGCGCCCGCAGCGCTCGCGGCTTCTGATCGCCAAGTGGCGCCAGGGAGCGCCCCTGAGAGCCCCCCTCTCCGTTCCCGCCGCCCTGGCCTCCGCCCTGCCCGCCTTCCCCAGGACCCGAGCACTCGCACCCCAGGCTCGCCAGGCTCAGGTGGCTCGGCTTTGAGAGGAGACCTCACCCGTCCTCACTGGCCTGAGCGGGAAGGGGAGACCCCGAGGCGCTGGTGCGCCCTTCCCTGCGCATCGCGCCCCTGGCTCGGAAGCGGGGCTCCCGGAGCCAGCGAGCTGCGGGGGTCCACACCCATCTCCCCTTTGACATCTGCTACCTGGTGCCAGAGCTCAGCGACCCTGCGAGGGCTCTGCCAACCCCATTTCACCGACGGCACACAGGCCCCCAGCCGCCCCAGCCTGGGACCTGGGGGTCGCTACCCATCCCGAGATCCATCCGCTCCTcaactcctccctgcccctcctctgccttgTGGAGAAAgatttgaagaatttttttcaaaatccgAATCTGTGCTCAGCCTTGGGTCTGGGATGGTGGGACTGTGGGGATGCGCCCCTGGGGTCCTGGTGCCCCCCAAGCTTGGCGTGGAGAAGGTGGAGCAGGGAGAGGGTCTAGGAGCCTGGGCATGGGATTGGCATGAACAGGTATCAG
This window encodes:
- the CCK gene encoding cholecystokinin, with protein sequence MKSGVCLCVLVAALAAGTLAQPVPPPDPEGPGAQRDEEAPRRQLRAVQRVDGEPSAHLGALLARYIQQARKAPSGRMSMIKNLQSRDPSHRISDRDYMGWMDFGRRSAEEYEYPS